One Coffea eugenioides isolate CCC68of chromosome 2, Ceug_1.0, whole genome shotgun sequence genomic window, TAAATAGAAATCTTCAGTGGTTCCAAAAGTGCAAAATATTATGACATACCTAATGGCAAATATTTACTTACACTCGAATAAATTACAGAATATCACTAGTTGAAAGAGTACAAATCCCGTTGAACTTGTCCATGAACATTGATGCTGCTATATGTTTTCTTTCCACCAATTGTTTTATTAATATTTCAAGAGAATTTGTTTACCTAATGTCAAGTTTTACatatttttatcaaattcttTAACAACTCAAAAGAACAAATTCCAGGACCCTAAGTTTGCATGTACACTTGTACCTCAATTACTTTTTTCCCTTTAGTTCTTGTCTTTTTTGAAAGTGATGAGAAGATCCTCGATGATGTCAAAATTAGAAGCTGTGAATCTACTATTCAGATTCCGACTTTTGAGCTTTTATGAAAATCAAAAGCAGTTGATAAATTGACAATTGGAAAACTCAGTACTTGAatgggatatatatatatacaacaaGATGGGGGAAGATGAACGAAGAGTCTTTGTCACCGTCCATGAGATATCATATGGGGGCCCGTATTGCTGTAATTTGCCAACAATCGGGCTTCATCAAGGAATATCCTGGCTGCTGTTGGGCGAGAAGTCCATTATGTGGTCCTCAGTTGTGGAAAACTTCCAACAGCAGGGTTTAAATTTTAAGCAATTTTGTTGGCTTGTAATGTTTAGCATTTTCTGACTGATATAGATTGAGGAATTCCGCGGGCATGTACTGTTTTGCTTATCATTCATAAAGCTGTTTCTACTTTGCTCAGGACCAGAGAGagagaaggggggggggggggggctgaATGTATTAGCatgtttggatagtaaattatttggaataattttttgaaaaaatattgtagtattttttgatgtgatgtatataaaacaaaaaaagtaattgaaaaatgCGCTAAtaatataagtaaataaatttttataaataattcaCTATCCAATTCCAAGACTTAAAAGGAAAATCATTGTAGTGGTCCATATTCCATGAAATTAAGAATGCGAAACCGgcatcctttttcttctttttgacaaaaaaacaCTAGCAAAATACAAGTTAAAATAATTCTGCCaaggtttttgaaatatttatttgaccataagagattatttgaaataattattgtggCACTTTTTTGCGAGATAATGTACGCCAGATAAAAGGtatttgaaaagataaaaaagtgcgatagaaaaatatatttataatgcaagtaaataattttaattactataatattttttgcgatgtgatatatgtgagagaaaaagatgtttgggaagataaaaatgtgCATTAAAAATGTATTTGTGATGCAAATAAATAGTAATTTCTATCCAAACATAATCTCAACGTCTTATTTCAATATCATACAAATCATACAGTAGAGACAACGTGCCAGCAATATCCGACCAAGTGCACACAAACAACATCTAGGAAATACACCAGAAGAAATTTATACAGACAACATTATTATTCAAATGATACAACCAAATTATTAAAATCTTGGCGGGACACAGACTGCTCCACTACCACAAACAGAAATAGGATTCTTGATCAGTAACTGTTGTCCCATGAACATGGCTTTGCCGCCGCGGTATTTGACTTTGATGTTGGGGTCGAAACGGGCAGCAATTTTGACGacatttttcttttctggaGGAGCTGATGATGGCATTGGCAGTGGCTTAACTCGATGGTCTGGAGTTTGAGTATAATCAGGAGGAATGTGGATGGCTTTCTTGATATTATCAATCAAATCTTCCTTGCTGTCATATAGGTTGGTGGAGTTGAAAAACATCTGAAATACTTTCATGCAAGATAAATGCAAATGCCTGAATGATTTAGGCATATCGCTGGAGCTATCTTCCAGAACAATTTGTAGGAATTCTTTCGTCTTCTCGTCCAAAATGTGTTTCACATAAGCAACCGAATCATCAATATCCGCCTCTGGATTTTCATTTAAGTGGAGCGTCACCATGTTCATTTTCCCATCCGCTTGTTCTTTCTAATAAGAGAGTAAAATCAATAATCATAATTTATGCTTATTAGCAAGGGTACAGCTAGTCAAAAACAGATTGTGAAATGATTACTTGATAGCTCTGAGTGTCATTCACCAAACGGGTGGAAGCCATGAGCAATTTCGTGATGTCTCTGTACTTGCCCGGCTTGAACTCTTCCACCGGCAGTTTTTGGCTTAAGAAACGAGAAGCAGGAAGAACGAGCGTGTGTGCCGCAATAGATACCATGCCGGTTTCTAGATATTCCTCCATGGATGGTAGGTAACCGGTATCACTCCAAGTCCTTTCTGTCATCCAAGAAAGAAATGTTTCCCGCCACTGTCATTGAAAAATTATGTGTTTGTCAGTGAAAAATAGCACTCATGTTTAATCGACACAATGTATATGGAGTTATCAAGAAATGAGATTTTGGTTCGAAAGCGTACGATATCCCTAAATTCCTTCAAGAATTTGGTTTGTTCTTGCTGAAGATGGTATGTAGCTGCAGTCTTTGTCACTAGATCATCAAGGGTATCAAAGATTGTCTTACTGTGGCCCCTCAAATTTTTGCCATCCCATCTGTAAGGATTTAGACCACAGGAGCGAATATAAGTAATAAGAGGAACATGTGCATTATCAgcacaagaagaaaaattttgtaGCATGAATGATAGTGTATATGATACTGCACATAAAATCTAAGCCAGGTTGTTCTTATTACTACTTTGAAGGCTGTAATATCCTTATTACACCAGCCACGGTTCTAGAAAAATGCGAGAGACTGAAAGCAATTAGTGGATAAAATTTGGGTACTTTTTAATCTTCTTAATCATTTTGGTGCAGTAAGGATATGGTTTaacttagattttttttttttccataaaaAGCACTAATTGGAGTAGCAGGTTGCTATGATTTAAATGAGGCCTAAACAAGTGAACGAGATTATTAATCGAACAATAAATGCTACCAAAATTGCATGCACTAAAAAACAAATCTATACTCGCTGAGAAAAAATGTGGATAAATGTACACCACAAGTTTCTAGTGAATAAGAAAAAGAGACGCATCAACATCTTGAGCAaagttcttttctttcctcttaaTATCTGGCAATAAGAAAAGAGAAGATGCATCACCATAACTGAGAAAAATCCCCTCATCtttaaaattttactattaTTCACATGCATTTTAAAATAGATGTTGCTGTATATATACTGCATATGGTGTAAGTTTACACTAATCCACTGGCGATGACTATATGATTTAAAGGCTAGAGTTACAAACTATGTTACACTTTGAACGGCCTCAGTCAGGGCTTCCAATTCAGTGATAGATCCTTCCATGTCGTAGAAGTCATCGGCAACTGTAATAAGAACTGCAGCCTTCGCAACAATCAGCCTAATGATAGAGTCATGGGGCAAGCAACAGCAGGCCGAAATAGCGAAATAGCAGTACGTAGTTTTTTCTCGTCCAAATCCCATGTCAGCTAGACCAGACTCAGTGGACCATCTGCATTTTACATAAATCCAAAAATGtgtcaaaaaaacaaaaggccAAGAAATTAATTTGTGGGCAGCAGCAAATTTTGACGAATGTGTCCATCCAAAAAGAAGTGCACCTCTTTAGTTCTTCCAACTCCTTGGCGTAGATTGATTGCCGAAACTTGTAGTTCTCGGAAGCAAGTTGTATCAGTTTCTCATTGTTGAAACAAGACAACCTAATAATTATTCAACATCAGTAGATGTATACATTTGCATCGACAGCAAGACTTTGTCATGCATTATTGGAGGGGAAATTGGACTGACATGGTTGCTATCTTATGCTTAGGCATCACTAAGTTTTTATTCCATGGGATTGATGACTCGTGTTTTTATCTATGAAATTCGTTTTACAtacttaatttttaaaataatgcGATGCCATGTCCTTGTACTCATGTTTCTCTATGTTGCAAACTTAAGTGGAAAAACAAGTATAGGATGAATTTTAGCGTTACGTAATACCTACATGAATATGGAGAACATTTCATTTACAGATTAAAAGGAGCCATCGTAAGCACAGTCAAGATAAATATGCAGAATTATGCATGAAGATTTAAAGGGGTGCAGTCACTATACGAATTGCTGAAAGATAATTAGTAGCGTGTGGACTAGGAAACTGGCAGTGATTTTAGTATGGACACAATCAAATCAAATGCTATACCTGTAGAACGATGCCTTTCCGAGCCACAGGGGACtgaatttattttcttcaatCCACATCCTATGCTCAAGATGATCAAGTCGAGTAATCCAAGGCAGTGTCAACTCATGTTTTATCTATTGAAACGTCATGAAAATCATGTCAAATAATGCTACTTATTATCTGGAAGCTGCACAACTAATGTATGGAGTAGCATCTAATATCAAGAATCAAGTACGTACTTGACGTTGATTAAGCATACCCTAAATTGGCAATGCAAAAGTTTTTAGGTATTTCTTCATCTTAAAAAGTTATTTCTGCTCTTTAAAATTGATTAATTTCACGAGGATAACTTTTCACGAGCCAAAAAAGAGTCTGATTCTCATACAATTTAAAGCTGTAGTTAAATCCTTACTAGTATTCCTTTTTGTTCATCTGATAAAAAGGGCATTTTTCTATCTTTTGGCTTTAATTTCcaattcttttaaaaaaaaaaaaaaattgttctgTGTTTTCATGAATTCCATTCTTTCCAGAGTGTTTAATACGAATTTTTGTATTTGAGGTCGTCTCAGAATAATTCCAATTGAAAAAGGCGTAAGATAATTAATTAAGCTACCTCCCTTTACGAGGTTATACGAATCAAAGTTAATTACTTATTACCGAGTGCAATAAAAGACAGGCACTCACAACTTTTTGAAGACCCGGAAAAATCACAAGATTATCATCTCTAATCCTGACAGCACTGGTTGCTTTCTCCAACAATTTTTTGGAGAAAGATCGTGCCTCCTCCAGCTCATATTCGCCTGTAAAAGCAATATCCGCGGCTCTATATACAGTATATAGTACACTTGTAAGATGTTCACAATTTTGCTCCATATAATCTAGCATGTTTATATCTTGCAGAAACCAACAAAAGCAACCTGCAAAAAAGAAATTTAGCATAACTGTCAAATTAAAGTACTTAATTTTGCACTAGACATGGAATATTGAGGATAATGATCATATTAACTCCATACGTGGATTTAGATCATATCCCTGCATCCGCAGGAGCCGAAATGCCAGTGCGGCCTTGGACAGTTTTTTAACTAGGAGAAATGTTTCAGTAGGTTGTGAGTCTTGATACCTAAAGTTCCTGCAAATTAAAACGGAGTTAATGAAAGGTTAATCAACTATGCAAATTCTGCACATATGTACGTTTCAACTTTGAAAATTATCGGCATATTACCCATCAACTTGTTTCAAGATATGTTCAATTTCTTCGTTGAAATGCTCCGATAATCCTAGTCTCTGTACATGGTCAACCATGAGGAGCTTTGTGAATTCTTCATCCACGGGATACACGGCTGGTACTGCAAAAAACAGTTCAAATTTCGGTGCCTTAGTAGAACCTACATATTATTGTCAACAGGAGATATCCCTGCTGTAGGTTTGGTGGATGGTGAAAAAGTCTATGCTAGGTGGTTCGCGTTGCTTCAGCCCTAAAACGTAACGGTAGACGCAAGTTTATGAATTTTGGGCAACACTTAAATAGCTATTTTATCCTGCAGGCAGGTAATTACATAATGCTGGCCCAAGGTGGAGTAGCAAAAAAAGTGGATCCatgaattatttttctttgagGTCAGTATAGTAGTGAAACAGATAACAAGTCAATGATTGCTTCCTGTGGCGAAGCTGTCTAACCTCCAGTGGGGCACCTCTGAACAAGAGACTTTAGGTAATTCAAGCACTTCAAATTTCCAGTGGCTATATATGCACTTGCTGTGGCTGAGGGTGACTGGAATAATGAGCCATCTCCACCCAAATTCTTCAGTATTTTCTGTTGATCGGCATGATACGCAGAAGGCAAGCTCTCTAGATATGATATCAGTGGTGGATAATACTGGTGTGAATCAGCTTCAACGTTCTCCCTGCAGCTCCAAACATGTTATACATCTATTGATGCTCAAAAAGTGTGACTGGGGGAATGGACAACATCTAAGAAGatattttcagaaaaaaaaaagtactataaTTACTATGATACAATCAATTTGTGACTTCTAAAAAGATAGTAAAAGGCAATACATGTCCAGGAGTTGTTGCCGCTTGCATAGAACATCGGCCAAAACAATCTCTGACCCTTGAGTGAGAGCAAGATCAAGACCTGTTGCTTGTGCAAGTTCAACCATTGCAGGGAAAACAATAACAAACCAGCGTGGAAGATGATGATAAGCTAGTTTGAGGATTATCTCTGCTTTGGATTGGAAGAACTCTAAACCTGCACAACCCCAGGAGGACAATGCGTTATTCAAGTATAAAAAGAAAAGCTTATATGAACGAAACCAATAGAGAACTATACGTGTCACAGCATGCATGGTTCTACTTTTGTGAATGATTATGACAAGTATTCTTGTCGCCATGAGCCAAAATATACTTTTGCTCATCATCTTTGTTTATATGCATCAACTGTTTTTACGAATCAAGTACTGATAAATGTTAGCATATTTTGTAAAAGATACACCTACCATACATGAATGTGTAAGAACTTAACCGTACCTGCCCAACTCCCTGTTTTTATCTTGCTACACTTAGAGACTATCCGTGTTTCCTCTTCCCGAAACagaaagtattttttttttttcgaaaaagtGGATTTTAGTTTTAAAAAGCCAGCTGCCAGCCAGGTTGTTTGGAGAGTTAAGAAACTTGTGAAAAATGTGTCATGATTTCTTTTTAAAGATACACACGTAGGATGGTGAATGAATGATGGTAGAATTGTCTATGAGTAGCATATAAGACTGTATATAGTACGCTATTTCGAGTTTTCGACCCTTTGGCCAAGAAACAATAATGTGGAAATtggaaaaattcaaaattttggaaaagttACTGTATATTTAGAGAAGAAAGCTCCAAAAGTTCGACCGATATGACTAGAAAACCTGTAAACGTGACACGACAGCCGAGCTTGTACAAAATCATACTAATGTTATCCACATATTTGTGTACTTTTATTGGCAAGTGCTCCCTTCAATAATTGCAGTATTGTCATGTGAAATGGTTATAACGACCGTGGGCATGTGGGATCAACTTTATATGCGGTATAATTTACTTTCAATAACAGATAGGTCTTGTTTGGTAGATaagttttttgtcaaatttatctGTTACAAGTTCTTAAAAAACTTTAGCTACAGTATCCttaaaaaacttctcaaaaattttaaactataccattcaaattattaaaaaaaaaatttcaaatttttttttaaaaacttctatggtaagctacagtaaaattttagaaaaacacccaaaaaactcacttgtcaAACGGGACtataattatagaacaaaattttgtaaACTTCAAACATGGTGTGAAAAATGATGTACAAGATGTAAtttgaattttacattttttttttagccaaATCTTAGCCATAAACTTTTAGGAACTGTTGCAACCGTTCCTGCACCTCCTCGTTAAGTATTTCCTAAAGATTTCCTAGTGTACGTACAATGACCTTAGGTGAGTAAGTAAATAAAAGTTGAGCGGAAGTAAGTACTTCATAGTTGACAGTAAGAACTTGGATCCTCACAACTAAAATGTTCAAATTCTAGTGTAGCAAATATGGTATTAATAGTCACTACCTTTTCCTATGTTTCCTTCTCCAACATTCCATGTTTTGAGAGCAACCAAACAAGCAAGAGTTGCCGGAAGAGTATCAATGGTAGGACGACCCTCCGCGTGAGATTCTCCCCAGAACCCTGCTTCATTTTGGTTGTTGAGTATCCAATCCAAGCAACTGTTGAACATTGGTTGCGTGGAATTTGTGGGGTCTGGGATCATGGCTAACCAAGCTGTGTCATAGGCAGAGGGGGTAATCAACGTGTAAATGTCTTGATTGGAGAACATCCCCTTTTTTACCTCAGCGACTAAAGAAAGAATAGAAGATAGGGAGGACTTCATGTTCATGGGAAGCTGGGAGAAGACGATAGAAGCAAAATGTATTTAGTATTAACAAATTTCTGGTTGAGTTGGAATGGTTGTACCATGTCGAGATCTATTTATAGGAGGATTTGGAGAATTACGCATTGGAAAATGTATGGATCACGATGCTTTCCAACGTACACGTAGATGTACAAGTCACATGCTTTTACATTTGTAATTAATGCTTGTCGTTTTCTGGTTCTCAAAACTCACGTTAGATCCTTGGTGTCACTTTTCAGGCTcaacttttatatttatatcaaataaaaataatatgaCTACACGTAATTGCAACTTTGACAAACTTAAGAATCTCGTCCTCAAATGCTTGCCTAATCTTATCTGAATTATGCAGTGTGAAATTCTAAAGTAGAAGACTATGGGTATAATTAGGATATTATTGAATTTGAAACCCTTTTACCAAACACTCCCTAAATATGCATtcaatgttatgtgctatatcaGCAGTATTAATAAATGGAACTACGTAGTTTTGCATTGAATATGAAAAATAAACAGATATAATGGATAAAGGATCCCGTCtgattatttatttaagttttctttatcCTTATATGATAAGTAGGACTGACACTCGATTTGACATCTAATAGCGGCACATAGGATTTCAACTACTCAAAACTACTGCCAACTAAAATTTATACATGCATAGAGAACCATAGGACCACAAAAAAAAGCATTAACAATTTTGAAAAAGTACTTGCCAATTGAAAAAAAGTACTTGCCAAATTTGAAAAAGTActaaaaagaattgaaaaaaaaaaaaagattgcagCATGGTAGAATATACAGTAGTTGATAACATGACCTATTAATCCGAAGCTTTGTACACCCATTTATCGCGGTGTCAGCTGGATTGAATGAAGTCGATCCAAAAGGTACATGCATTACAACCAATCACATTACAATAGCTGAACCCTTTaaagttgaggatttttttttttttaaattagcagcaacaaaaatttcaaaatgcCTAACTTTGCTTAACTTGCACATGTTTCTGGTCAACGCTAGTGTAAATATGCTTATATTAAGCACACCAATTTTTTTGTAATTGTtcgtattaaaaaaaaaaagtatgccCTCTTTATAAATTACAAAATCTTTGTATTTTTTATGTGAAAAAGTTTGGGTGGATTTGATTCTAAATACTATCACGGGTTAGGGTATACTCTTGGAACTATAGGTAACTTATGAGAGTTTTTATAGATCACTCATCAAGTTCTTATAAATCACTTATCAACACAACTCTCATATCATCATATCATCGACAGCAGGATTCGAATACACAATTTTTTTATAAGGAAGTGATCCGTCTTTTGAACCAACTTGCCTTGGCAAAAGCTTTGTCATCTTTACCGGAGTGTACCGCTAAAAGTTTAAACCTGCAAAAGTGAATGAAGTtataaaagaaaacaaaaaaccagGCTGCCAGAACTGAAAATCTAAGCTTCTTGtgttttttatgttatttttttgggacaaaagaatGATAAAAGTTCTGAAGTTGTGCATTGCCTGGGAGGTGGGTGGCGTTCAATTTTAGGAATTTTGATAACCTTGTGTCTGGATATAGTCCTCTCCCCACATGGTtttcacaagaaaaaaaaaaagaaaaaaaagaaatccataatccaattttttttatatcGGATTGTTAGGACCCCATTATCTCTAGAGTTATAACTCatgtttcatttctttttttttttcaaataagaaGATGTGAATCCAAAGTTTCTTATTTATAATCCCTCATACTTTACCGGTTTAACCACCTAATCCAACGCTCCCCCAACTCATGCTTCATTTAAATCAAGGCGTTGCACAAACCAACTTCGCTGCAAATTTTGGTACGTTTTACCTTTCTTGGAGGCATGGATCACGACTTACGATGGGACTTCTCTTCCGGCAAAAAAGTTTAGGTGGAATTTGATTATTGACGATTGTGTTGAAGCAAATGCTACGTTTCAGAACCTTCATATTTGGATTTCTGAATACTTTCTCTGTCAATCAACATTTTttgcaaattaaagaaaaactcATCTTCGTATGTGGCAGAAATGACAAGGACGAAAAGGATGTTACGTTGGCCAAAGCAGAAGAAGCAACAAACCTCTCATTGGATTTAAGCGGGGGCTGGGGCGGGGGCCGGAGTACGAACGTCGATGTGAATCGTTCATCCCCTGAAGTTAGTGTTCCAGATTGACCAGAGTCTTCGAACCCTACAAAATAAATGTATGGTTGTGTACAAGTTATATTATACAAGGCCAAACTGGCTTTCTTCAGTAACAAAAACGACTGACGCTGTCGTTTTAAGATGAAAAGTCACTAttcgtgatttttttttttttgaaaaaaagaaagaacattCTCATCTCACTAAACTAACAAAAGAGTAGTCAATGCagtgcataaaaaaaaaaaaaaaaagatgaatgTCAATTGCTAGTCTATTTTATAGCCATTTCTTCTGAAGTCACGCATAGATGATAAAGATATTGATCATATTAACAGTATATTAATTTCAAGGATACCATAATGGCAGGATAGAgtttatccattttttttttctttttgggggcAGTTTATCTGAATTGTTAATCAAGAAAAACATCTTTGTCTGAGAGAGGGAAAGGAAGTTAAGTTTCTAAATGTAAACATGGAATGGAATAGATCATCATGCAAAATGGAGTAGCCAACAAAAGTTGTTTTTCTTCCACTTTTGACTTCTCCATTTTTACTGATAATGTGCTGATCACGTAACTGCTAACATGATAAGAAACGAATATCACGTATTACAATTCTTCACATCATCATCGTATTACTCAACTCAACCCTCCTTACAGTGAAAAATTGATTCTCAAGTTGGTTCCTTAATCATTTGTCACTAAATAATTTAGGAAAAACGAATTGCAGCATGAATCCTGTTACCCGTCGTGAATCGCGAAAGGCTTCATTCACATGGAGGCGGCTGGAATCGGAAGGCGGCCTCCTTGCGTTTTGCGTTTTTGATATAGACCTTGCAAGAAATGTAGGAGTTTTGCCAGACCATATTATTGACTTGATAACTAGGGAAGACAACGATTGCCGCATAAGTCTGGTCCATAAATACTAAGAGTCCTTTTACTCTGTAGTCAATAGTATGACCAACAAAAGCTGAGGCCACGTTTCTAGGCTGCTGAGAAGAGCTTTGAGGTCTTGAAGGAGCTTACCTTGATCGATCATTTATTTGCCTGAAATCTTTCTGGTCCTCGTGCTTGACCTTATGTAGACAAATAAAGTTAGTGGTTCGCCATTTCCCTCTcagaattaaattttttttttatttatgcaATTAAATTTAGTAGCATTATTTGATGGACCCAAACTGACAATGAACAGAAACCcacggaaaagaaaaaaacacaaGAAATCAATGTACAGGCAGAAA contains:
- the LOC113761499 gene encoding S-linalool synthase-like, whose protein sequence is MNMKSSLSSILSLVAEVKKGMFSNQDIYTLITPSAYDTAWLAMIPDPTNSTQPMFNSCLDWILNNQNEAGFWGESHAEGRPTIDTLPATLACLVALKTWNVGEGNIGKGLEFFQSKAEIILKLAYHHLPRWFVIVFPAMVELAQATGLDLALTQGSEIVLADVLCKRQQLLDMENVEADSHQYYPPLISYLESLPSAYHADQQKILKNLGGDGSLFQSPSATASAYIATGNLKCLNYLKSLVQRCPTGVPAVYPVDEEFTKLLMVDHVQRLGLSEHFNEEIEHILKQVDGNFRYQDSQPTETFLLVKKLSKAALAFRLLRMQGYDLNPRCFCWFLQDINMLDYMEQNCEHLTSVLYTVYRAADIAFTGEYELEEARSFSKKLLEKATSAVRIRDDNLVIFPGLQKVIKHELTLPWITRLDHLEHRMWIEENKFSPLWLGKASFYRLSCFNNEKLIQLASENYKFRQSIYAKELEELKRWSTESGLADMGFGREKTTYCYFAISACCCLPHDSIIRLIVAKAAVLITVADDFYDMEGSITELEALTEAVQRWDGKNLRGHSKTIFDTLDDLVTKTAATYHLQQEQTKFLKEFRDIWRETFLSWMTERTWSDTGYLPSMEEYLETGMVSIAAHTLVLPASRFLSQKLPVEEFKPGKYRDITKLLMASTRLVNDTQSYQKEQADGKMNMVTLHLNENPEADIDDSVAYVKHILDEKTKEFLQIVLEDSSSDMPKSFRHLHLSCMKVFQMFFNSTNLYDSKEDLIDNIKKAIHIPPDYTQTPDHRVKPLPMPSSAPPEKKNVVKIAARFDPNIKVKYRGGKAMFMGQQLLIKNPISVCGSGAVCVPPRF